One Coffea arabica cultivar ET-39 chromosome 5c, Coffea Arabica ET-39 HiFi, whole genome shotgun sequence DNA window includes the following coding sequences:
- the LOC140007181 gene encoding uncharacterized protein — protein MSQENELTIAQLSLKLDDMWKEMQRRFDQRLETIYEQIDQLNSSRVSSRKSRGKSTLEESSDSNADSEHEAYEQGRPKRNTRAIGDAIKGIKMKIPPFQGKSDPDTYLEWESRVELVFDCNDYTDAQKLRLAVVEFTDYAIFWWEQVATSRRRCGEPPITTWTELKRLMKKRFVPSHYHRDLYQKLQTLTQGQHSVEDYYKDMEISMLRADIQEDREATMARFLSGLSVEIADQLELQYYVEIEDMVEKAIMIAQRLKRRGTIRNYNPHPQTFTRPFQSRREERGSNAWNPPKPKQDQRSSSRPPVTKTDSKVVSKPTIETSKLRNRDTKCWRCQGIGHIASQCPNPRTMLVLPNGDIVTDDEEEDYKDMPPLAEEEDEIEEVPTQDKVGLVARRALATQASKDEFQRDNIFCTRCHVTNKEYQDVFPEDIPTGLPLLRGIEHQIDFIPGSSLPNKAPYRTNPEETKEQQRQVEEMLSKGWIQESLNPCAVPVLLVPNKYGGWRMCTDCRAINAITVKYRHPIPRIGAVLLQEGCPVAYFSEKLNGAALNYSTYDKELMALVRALQTWQHYLRPREFVLHTDHESLKHIKSQDKLSKRHARWITFIDSFTFVIKYKTSKTNVVADALSRRYALITTLDAKLLGFEFRKDLYAPDSDFGEIFVSLPRHSREHYFISQGFLYYKDKFCIPKSSMRTLIVREAHGGGLIGHFGIAKTLMILQEHFFWPRMRSDVERHIKRVNLDGKNKAAYVRELHTKVRANIEKRTLQYIQSANKGRRKMVFEPGDWVWIHMRKERFPTKRRSKLLPQGDGPFQVLERINDNAYKLELPGMDEAICALIMDE, from the exons ATGTCTCAGGAAAATGAACTTACCATTGCTCAGTTATCCCTTAAACTGGATGATATGTGGAAGGAAATGCAGAGGAGATTTGACCAAAGGTTGGAAACAATCTATGAGCAGATTGATCAACTAAAttcatctagggtttcttcTAGGAAATCTAGAGGAAAATCCACCCTGGAGGAATCTAGTGACTCCAATGCCGATTCGGAACATGAGGCATACGAGCAAGGACGACCGAAGCGAAACACAAGAGCAATCGGTGATGCAATCAAGGGGATTAAGATGAAGATTCCtcctttccaaggcaaatctgatcCAGATACATACCTTGAATGGGAGAGTCGAGTGGAGCTAGTATTCGATTGTAATGACTACACCGATGCACAAAAATTGAGACTTGCCGTAGTAGAATTCACCGACTATGCCATATTTTGGTGGGAACAAGTGGCTACAAGTAGGAGAAGGTGTGGTGAACCACCTATAACCACTTGGACTGAGCTCAAGAGATTGATGAAAAAGCGATTTGTACCAAGTCACTACCATAGAGACTTGTACCAAAAACTTCAAACCTTGACACAAGGTCAACACTCAGttgaggactactacaaggacATGGAAATCTCCATGTTGAGAGCTGATATTCAAGAAGATCGAGAGGCTACAATGGCAAGATTTCTCAGTGGTCTGAGTGTTGAAATAGCCGATCAACTAGAGCTTCAATACTATGTGGAGATAGAAGATATGGTGGAGAAGGCTATCATGATTGCGcaaaggctcaagaggaggggtacaaTCAGAAATTATAACCCTCATCCACAAACATTTACTCGACCATTCCAGTCTAGAAGGGAAGAGAGAGGTTCGAATGCTTGGAACCCTCCAAAGCCGAAGCAAGATCAAAGGTCAAGCTCACGGCCACCTGTTACCAAAACCGACTCCAAGGTTGTTTCAAAGCCAACAATTGAAACTTCAAAACTTAGGAATCGTGACACCAAATGTTGGAGGTGTCAAGGAATTGGGCATATTGCAAGCCAATGTCCAAACCCAAGGACCATGCTTGTCCTACCAAATGGGGACATTGTCACTGATGATGAAGAGGAGGATTACAAAGACATGCCTCCCTTGgctgaagaggaagatgaaataGAGGAAGTTCCAACTCAAGACAAAGTTGGATTGGTAGCAAGAAGGGCGCTAGCTACTCAAGCTAGTAAAGATGAGTTTCAACGTGACAACATCTTTTGCACTAGGTGCCATGTGACCAACAAG GAGTATCAAGACGTCTTTCCTGAGGATATACCTACTGGTTTGCCTCTATTAaggggaattgaacatcaaattgatttcattcctggATCTTCCCTTCCAAACAAGGCACCATATAGGACCAATCCTGAGGAAACCAAGGAGCAACAGCGACAAGTGGAGGAGATGCTTAGTAAGGGTTGGATTCAAGAGAGTTTAAACCCTTGTGCTGTACCAGTTCTACTTGTTCCAAATAAATATGGAGGATGGAGAATGTGCACTGATTGTAGGGCAATTAATGCCATCACGGTAAAGTACCGCCATCCCATACCTC gtattggagctgttttACTCCAAGAGGGTTGCCCAGTTGCCTACTTTAGCGAGAAGTTGAATGGAGCTGCTCTAAACTACTCAACCTATGATAAGGAACTAATGGCCTTAGTGCGAGCTCTACAAACATGGCAACATTATCTTCGCCCTCGTGAGTTTGTCTTGCACACAGATCATGAGTCGCTCAAGCATATCAAATCCCAAGACAAGTTGAGCAAGCGACATGCACGATGGATTACCTTCATTGACAGTTTTACCTTTGTGATCAAATACAAGACAAGTAagacgaatgtagtggctgatgcactcTCACGAAggtatgcacttatcactacattagatgctaagttgcttggtTTTGAATTCCGTAAAGATCTTTATGCACCTGACTCAgattttggtgagatttttGTCTCCTTGCCACGACACTCTCGTGAGCACTATTTCATCTCTCAGGGGTTCTTATACTACAAGGACAAGTTTTGCATTCCCAAGAGCTCCATGCGCACACTCATAGTAAGAGAAGCTCATGGAGGAGGACTAATAGGACACTTTGGCATTGCCAAGACCTTAATGATTCTCCAAGAGCATTTCTTCTGGCCACGTATGAGGAGTGACGTAGAACGGCACATTAAAAG AGTTAACTTGGATGGTAAGAATAAAGCTGCATATGTACGTGAGTTACACACTAAGGTGCGAGCCAACATCGAGAAGCGTACACTTCAATACATCCAAAGTGCCAACAAGGGGCGCCGCAAGATGGTCTTTGAGCCTGGCGATTGGGTATGGATACACATGCGCAAAGAGAGGTTCCCAACCAAAAGGCGTAGTAAGCTACTTCCACAGGGAGATGGTCCATTCCAAGTCCTGGAGCGTATaaatgacaatgcctacaaacttGAACTTCCAG GGATGGATGAAGCTATTTGTGCTTTGATTATGGATGAATAA